The Streptomyces sp. JB150 genomic interval GCCGAGGAGGCGGTGATCTGTCACGGCGCCGCGCTGGGGCTGGTGCCGGAGGTGACGGAGGCGGGGCCCGCGGGTGATGTGCACGTGGAGGTCGTCTGGCACTGCCTGGCGGTGCGGGAGGCTCCGCCGGCCGACGTGCCCTCGCTCGGGGAGGCGGAGCGGGAGCTGGCGGAGGCGCTGCGGGAGGCGACGGAGGTGCTGACGCGGCTGGACGTGGCCGCGTCCGGGCCGGTCGCGGCGGCGGCGATCGAGGCGTACCGGGCGCGGGCGGAGCGGGGGCGGGAGGTGCTGGCGCCGGGGTATCCGCCGCGGGCGGTGCGGGTGCTGGAGCTGGCGCAGCGGGTCGGGGCGCTGGTGTCGCTGGCGTACGAGAACGGGCACGGGGGCGCGGTGAGCGCCGCGGAGATGGCGGCGCGGGCGCAGGCGCTGCTGCCGGTGGAGCGCACGGCGCGGCGGGCGCAGGTCGCGGCGTACAACGCGATCGTGGAGGAGCGGGAGCGCGGGGTGCGGTGAGTGCGGGCGGGGCGCGGCGGGACAGGCCGAGGGCCCCGCGGGTCGTCGTCGACTCGCGGGGCCCTGTCGCGGCCCGGGTGGGGACGCCGGCCGCTGGTGCCTTACGGCGCGGGAGGAGGTGGGGTGCTGCCCGTACGGATCACCGGCGGACGAGGTCTCCGCGGGCCGGAGGGCCTGGCGGTTGCCCGGGTCCGGTGAGGCCGGCGGGGGCGGAACTCAGCGGTTGACGCCCTCGTTGCCGAAGGCCGGGTTCAGCACGCCGATGACGTTCACGCTGTTGCCCACGGCGTTGACCGGGACGTGCACCGGGGCCTGGACGAGGTTGCCCGAGACGACACCCGGCGAGTGCTGGGCCTCGCCGGTCGCCAGCGAGCCGTCGGTGGCGTTGGCCATGCCCGCACCGGTGGCCACCAGGCCACCGGCCACCATCGCCACAGCCGCTGCCTTCTTCAGGTTCTTCACTTCTGAGCCCTCTCTAGCGATCACTGCGGCAGGCGCCGCAGCACGCACTGGAGAACGGCCATGATCCGCGGAGGATGCGCCATGTGGGGGACATTCCCACGACAGTATGAATCTCAGCTCGGAGCGTGACCTTCCGTATTGCCGTACGGAGAGCTCGCCCGATGCCATGGGCAGAGCGTGTCAGCCGGTCACGCCATGGCGGACGGCCCACAGGGCGGCCTGGGTGCGGTCGGCGAGGTCGAGTTTCATCAGGATGTTCGACACGTGCGTCTTGACGGTCTTCTCGGACAGCACCAGGGCGCGGGCGATCTCCCGGTTGGAGCGGCCGTCGGCTATCAGGCCCAGCACCTCGCGCTCGCGCTCGGTGAGCGATCCGGCCCGGCCCTGGCCGGAGCCCGCGTCCTCCTGTGACAGCAGGGCCCCCGCCACCTCCGGCTGGAGCAGGATGTGCCCGGCGTGCACGGAGCGGATGGCGCCGGCCAGGGCGTCGGGGTCGACGTCCTTGTAGACGTATCCGGCGGCTCCGGCGCGCAGGGCCGGGACCACCGTGCGCTGTTCGGTGAAGCTGGTGACGACCAGCACGCGCGCGGGGTTGTCCAGCTCGCGCAGGCGGCGCAGCGCCTCGACGCCGTCCATGCCGGGCATCTTCACGTCCATGAGGACGACGTCGGGTTTCAGTTCCTCGGCGCGCTCGACGCCCTCGGCTCCGTCGGCGGCCTCGCCCACGACCTCTATGTCGTCCTGCACCTCCAGGAAGGTGCGCAGGCCCCGGCGGACGACCTGGTGGTCGTCGACGAGCAGCACCTTGATTGAGTCAGCCACCGGGGACCTCCATCTCGATCGTGGTGCCCTTTCCGGGCGCCGATTCCACGGTCAGTCTGCCGCCGACGCCGCTCGCCCGGTCCCGCATGGAGACCAGCCCGAGATGGCGTCCGGCGCGGCGCACCCCGCGCGGGTCGAAGCCGCTGCCGTCGTCCGTCACCCGCAGCACCGCGCCGCTGCCGTGCCTGGTGAGGGAGACGTCGACGTGGTCGGCGCCGGAGTGCCGCAGCGCGTTGTGCAGGGCTTCCTGGGCGACGCGCAGCAGGGCCTCCTCCTGGGCGGCGGGCAGGGCGCGCACGCCGCGGCTGTCGAAGGTGACGCGCGCGGTGTGGGCGCGGTCGAGGACCTGTATCTGGGTGCGCAGGGTGGCGACGAGGCCGTCCTCGTCGAGGGCGGCGGGGCGCAGTTCGACCACGGCGGCGCGCAGCTCGTCGGCGGCCTCGGCGGCGAGCGCGGCCACCTGCTGCAGCTCGCCCTTGGCGCGGGCCGGGTCGCGGTCGACGAGGGCGGCGGCGGCCTGGGCGGTCAGGCGCAGGGAGAACAGCTTCTGGCTGACGGCGTCGTGCAGCTCGTGGGCGAGGCGGGAGCGCTCCTCGGCGATGGTCAGCTCGCGGCTGCGTTCGTAGAGCCGCGCGTTGGTGAGGGCGATGGCCGCGTGCTGGGCGAGGATGGCGAGCAGTTCCTCGTCGTCCTCGGTGAAGCCGCAGCCGCCGTCGCGGCGCGGGCAGTTCTTGTTGGCGAGGAAGAGCGCGCCGATGATCTCGTCGCCGTCGCGGATGGGCAGGCCGAGGAAGTCGGCGAGCTCGGGGTGGGCGGAGGGCCAGCCCTCGAAGCGGGGGTCCTTGCGGACGTCGGCGAGGCGTTCGACGCGGGCCTCGTGGAGCATCGAGGCGAGGATGCCGTGCTGGCGGGGCAGCGGCCCGATGGCCTTCCACTGCCGGTCACTGACGCCGTCGACCACGAACTGGGAGAAGCCGCCGTGATCGTCGGGCACGCCGAGGGCGGCGTACTGCGCGTCGAGCAGTTCGCGGGCCGAGGCGACGATCGTCTTGAGGACGTCGCGCACCTCGAGGTGCCTGCTCATGGCCAGCAGCGCGGAGCTGACCGCGGCGAGGCCGGACCGGGGGCCTTGACTCATGTCTCCACGCTAGCGGCGGGGTGTGACACCGGGGATCGGACCGCTGACCGCGACAGGGTGGTTCCGAGGTCCTAGGTCGCAGGTCCCGGGCGGCTGGGGGCGGGGGCCGGGGCGGTCCGCCCGGAGCTGGGGCCGGGGCGGTCCGCTCGGGTGAGCCCGCGAGGGCGGCCGGGCGCCGAGGGTGCTCACGCAGAGCGTTGCGGGGGCAACTCGCGGTGAGACCGTCGTGGCGGTGATGTGAGCCCGCACATAGGGCGCAGATCACGTACGAACGGACATAGGAGACAGCCGGGCTCCGGATGAGCGGGAAAGACAGTCCAGTCTGTCCCGATTTGCCCTCTGGCGATCCACTACCCGGCATCGTACGTCACACCTTTGCCTCCCGATTTTGCGGCCGCTAAGAATTGCCTCCGTCGCTCAGCGCCGCGGGTTCCGCCCCGCGGCGTTCGTGCGGGAAGAGCCCCCTGTCCCCCGCCGATGTCCCCCGTCGGACGCAGAGCGACCTCCGCGCTATTCGAAGAGGTCCACTCCGCATGCCCAAGAACACCCAGAACCCCGGTCACCGTCGCGTGCCGACCAAGGCGCACAAGATCGCGCTCTCCGGTGTCGCCGCGCTCGGTGCCGCCGCCCTCGCGTTCTCCGTCGTCCCGGCCGGCGAGAGGACGACGACGGCCGAGGCCGGTTCCGCGGCTGCGGTGGCGTACGGCTCCGAGCAGGTCAAGGACGTCAAGGGCACGATCACCGACCAGCTCGCGGCCGCCAGCGTGAAGGTCGAGGCGATCGAGGCGCAGCAGAAGGCCGTCGCCGAGGCCGCCGCGAAGCGGAAGGCCGCGGCCGAGGCCCGGAAGAAGGCCGCCGAGGAAGCCGCCGAGAAGGCCGCGCGGGAGCGTGCCGCGAAGCAGTCCGCGAGCCGGGCCGCCCAGCGCGTCGCCATGAAGTCGGTCGCCGCCGTCAAGCCGGCCGCCGCGAAGAAGGCGTACGCGAACAACCTCGACGGCTGGATCCGCGAGGCGCTCGACGTCATGAAGAAGCACGGCATCCCGGGCTCCTACAGCGGCATCCACCGCAACATCATGCGGGAGTCCTCGGGCAACCCGAACGCCATCAACAACTGGGACATCAACGCCCAGAACGGCATTCCGTCGAAGGGCCTGCTCCAGGTGATCCCGCCGACCTTCCAGGCCTACCACGTGCCGGGCACGTCGTGGAACATCTACGACCCGGTCGCCAACATCGCCGCCGCGTGCAACTACGCGGCCGACCGCTACGGCTCGATGGACAACGTCAACAGCGCGTACTGAGGCCGCGCGGACCTCGGTACACAGCGCCGAAGGGCGGCACCCTCCTGACGGGGTGCCGCCCTTCGGCGTCGTACGGCGGTGTGTACGGCCGTGACTACTTGCGCATGACCTCGGGCTCGTGGCGGCGCAGGAAGCGGGCCACGAAGAAGCCGCAGATCACGCCGAGCGCGATGAGGGCGGCCATGTCCAGGGTCCAGGTGCCCAGGCTGTGCTCCCACAGCGGGTCGTTGTCGGCGCCCTCCTCGGGCGGGCTGATCTTGTTGAAGTCCAGCGTGGCGCCCGCGGCGGCGACCGCCCAGCGCGAGGGCATCAGGTACGAGAACTGGTTGACGCCGACCGTGCCGCTCAGGGCGAAGAGGCAGCCGGTGAAGACGACCTGGATGATCGCGAACATGACCAGCAGCGGCATCGTCTTCTCGGCGGTCTTCACCAGCGAGGAGATGATCAGGCCGAACATCATCGAGGTGAAGCCCAGCGCCATGATCGGCAGGGACAGCTCGATGAGCGTGGCGCCGCCGAGGATCAGGCCCTCCTCGGGGATCTCGCGGGTGGCGAAGCCGATCACGCCGACCATCAGCCCCTGGGCCACGGTGATCAGGCCGAGCACGAACACCTTGGACATCAGGTACGCCGAGCGGGACAGGCCGGTGGCGCGCTCCCGCTCGTAGATGACCCGTTCCTTGATCAGCTCGCGGACGGAGTTGGCCGCGCCGGCGAAGCAGGCGCCGACGGCGAGGATCAGCAGGACGGTGGTGGCCGTGCCGTTGGGGATGATCCGGCCGGTCTGCGGATGGGCCGGGTTGGGCAGCAGTCCGCGGTCGGGGTCGATGAGGAGGCTCACCGCGCCGAGCACGGCCGGCAGGATCACCATCAGGGCGAGGAAGCCCTTGTCGGAGGCGATCACGGAGATGTAGCGGCGGACCAGTGTGATCCACTGCG includes:
- a CDS encoding chaplin; amino-acid sequence: MKNLKKAAAVAMVAGGLVATGAGMANATDGSLATGEAQHSPGVVSGNLVQAPVHVPVNAVGNSVNVIGVLNPAFGNEGVNR
- a CDS encoding response regulator transcription factor, with product MADSIKVLLVDDHQVVRRGLRTFLEVQDDIEVVGEAADGAEGVERAEELKPDVVLMDVKMPGMDGVEALRRLRELDNPARVLVVTSFTEQRTVVPALRAGAAGYVYKDVDPDALAGAIRSVHAGHILLQPEVAGALLSQEDAGSGQGRAGSLTEREREVLGLIADGRSNREIARALVLSEKTVKTHVSNILMKLDLADRTQAALWAVRHGVTG
- a CDS encoding GAF domain-containing sensor histidine kinase, which translates into the protein MSQGPRSGLAAVSSALLAMSRHLEVRDVLKTIVASARELLDAQYAALGVPDDHGGFSQFVVDGVSDRQWKAIGPLPRQHGILASMLHEARVERLADVRKDPRFEGWPSAHPELADFLGLPIRDGDEIIGALFLANKNCPRRDGGCGFTEDDEELLAILAQHAAIALTNARLYERSRELTIAEERSRLAHELHDAVSQKLFSLRLTAQAAAALVDRDPARAKGELQQVAALAAEAADELRAAVVELRPAALDEDGLVATLRTQIQVLDRAHTARVTFDSRGVRALPAAQEEALLRVAQEALHNALRHSGADHVDVSLTRHGSGAVLRVTDDGSGFDPRGVRRAGRHLGLVSMRDRASGVGGRLTVESAPGKGTTIEMEVPGG
- a CDS encoding transglycosylase SLT domain-containing protein translates to MPKNTQNPGHRRVPTKAHKIALSGVAALGAAALAFSVVPAGERTTTAEAGSAAAVAYGSEQVKDVKGTITDQLAAASVKVEAIEAQQKAVAEAAAKRKAAAEARKKAAEEAAEKAARERAAKQSASRAAQRVAMKSVAAVKPAAAKKAYANNLDGWIREALDVMKKHGIPGSYSGIHRNIMRESSGNPNAINNWDINAQNGIPSKGLLQVIPPTFQAYHVPGTSWNIYDPVANIAAACNYAADRYGSMDNVNSAY